One Phycisphaeraceae bacterium genomic window carries:
- a CDS encoding ATP-binding protein → MPSRGGAAGKAGDQYEALWTVDAALRVIEGYAEHVTYESLAPEQSRGVEFKVETATRKVEFWSLKRQTTSAAGWTLATLTRRDEHGRSILGDLAAHVDRDARYVGVFASTLGAANLEEMRSVAATADSLQQRLDQSAELKAQHDKYLLPLFRGDRECTRQFLTRLQIRTADETSLRTQIESRIALLFYPEIGGSVDARHIRRLLAEYLIDQMHQQIDRKMLLDHLATHGLRRRDWKVDPTIREKVDALCDAYTRPLCDQLIGGTLQKLPGADKLLGPDDLPVAWRTLISGGAGAGKSSELACVIERLRAAGVPVLPVRMDSIHESILTPQRLGEELSLPASPAAVLAGLADGGHCVLVIDQLDAVSLASGRRADVWSLFERILVEADGYPNLRVIVACRAFDLEHDHRMRSLKAETSTFEVVTIQSFPTETVDEILDERKVHPKLRPVLIVPLHLAMFLSLEHGESERLETRDQLFAAFWTEKQQQCTQRLGRSCNLAAVVDWLTQWLSDQQELSAPASMLPDEFRPDADALASENVLVLADGRYRFFHETFFDYAFARRFVQKGGSLLNLLLSSEQHLFRRAQVRQVLSFLRSTDSARYGTELRSVLTETRVRFHIKRVVLQFISTTPDPTHAEWTVLRELEAANPDLLHHVNRVISNHVGWFDRLDEVGFLESGLSSRGSQRGERVVWLCAMPEVLKHRSTRVAALLRQYRCNDEAWTHYLRYICRGGDVFHSREIFNLFLSLIRDGTLDDTRPGVAVNDNWWSTLYSMCDKAPTMAAEAIAAWVDRKLQVWQQTHAAPIPSGLGTECRESEVRRTNIRESESRTSLSQHFDQDGDDHGVIVKTATGSPMAFVEQLLPRVAEIVSTHSKPCRDHLDSDPLWCFRSYGDDAHQVHVSLLTCLARALEALAVSAPDDLDRMFSPYMTRSNDTIAYLVLRAWSAASARYADRLARYLVEDPRRLKVGYASWGAGAGMASDYRSIEAVRAASQACSQEAFSSLESTIVDLRDEWESRNPPLRGLRQLQLLAAMDQSRLGAVGRAKLAELRAKFPDATYERPRPSKFVCVGSPVPAEAMEKMTDDQWLSAMAKYAGVEHRRDRDIEASGGERQLAQSLESMTKAQPKRFAALTQRMSVGLPASYFDAILQGLAATESSVEASGNGVTLSDAVSLIVRIHALPGRPCGRSITHLVEKWTQLGWPESIVDIVAWYATEDPDPSEEAWRKPTPSGQVYYGGDPDMAGLNSTRGIAAYAISALLFATHPPTDVLIKAIDRLAHDPSIAVRAQAVRALLALLSKRPDLAIPWFVECISLDAVLLKTPLVEHFVHYAGHRDYAALRPIIQNMIASDDAKTVKVGSKLCCLLALNIDMAKEDAAQVRIGTPAMREASATIYATNIANKEVGASCRELLLPFFADPSDNVRAKAATAFRRIAELATRKQADLLGAFLDSNPSATALEPVIHALEDSPVRLPDLVCRLAEAGVEQFKTNAGDIRTRGAMVASDLSKIVIRLYTQSDDDALKTRCLNTIDTMEHANFYGLSDELGRVER, encoded by the coding sequence ATGCCTTCTAGAGGTGGGGCGGCTGGCAAAGCCGGCGATCAGTACGAAGCCTTGTGGACAGTCGATGCCGCGCTGCGCGTGATCGAAGGTTACGCCGAGCATGTAACTTACGAATCGCTCGCCCCAGAGCAGTCCCGCGGAGTCGAGTTCAAGGTCGAGACTGCGACGAGGAAAGTCGAGTTTTGGTCGTTGAAACGCCAGACGACGAGTGCTGCGGGCTGGACGCTCGCGACACTGACGCGCCGCGACGAGCACGGAAGATCAATCCTCGGCGATCTGGCAGCGCATGTTGACCGTGACGCTCGCTATGTTGGCGTGTTTGCGTCAACACTCGGCGCGGCGAATCTGGAAGAGATGCGATCGGTCGCTGCAACCGCAGACTCACTGCAACAGCGGCTCGACCAGTCAGCGGAACTCAAGGCCCAGCACGACAAGTACCTCCTCCCTCTGTTCCGCGGTGACCGCGAATGTACACGACAATTTTTGACGCGTCTTCAGATCCGCACCGCAGACGAGACATCGCTGCGAACGCAGATCGAATCGAGAATCGCGCTCTTGTTCTATCCGGAGATCGGCGGCTCGGTTGACGCGAGACACATCCGCAGACTTCTGGCCGAGTACCTGATCGACCAGATGCACCAGCAGATTGATCGGAAGATGCTTCTTGATCACCTGGCAACGCATGGGCTCCGCCGCAGAGATTGGAAGGTCGACCCCACCATCCGGGAGAAGGTCGACGCACTATGCGATGCGTACACGCGCCCGCTTTGCGACCAACTGATCGGTGGAACATTGCAGAAGTTGCCCGGAGCCGACAAACTACTCGGTCCTGACGACCTCCCTGTAGCCTGGCGCACACTGATCTCAGGCGGAGCCGGTGCCGGGAAGAGCAGCGAGTTGGCATGTGTCATCGAGCGTCTTCGGGCGGCTGGCGTCCCGGTGTTGCCTGTCCGAATGGATAGCATCCACGAAAGCATCCTCACACCGCAACGGCTCGGCGAGGAACTTTCCCTCCCCGCATCGCCTGCAGCAGTGCTTGCCGGCCTGGCCGACGGCGGACATTGCGTGCTGGTCATTGATCAACTCGACGCCGTGAGCCTCGCATCCGGCCGCCGAGCAGATGTTTGGTCACTCTTCGAACGGATATTGGTCGAGGCCGACGGGTATCCAAACCTTCGGGTGATTGTCGCGTGCCGAGCATTCGACCTTGAACACGATCACCGGATGCGTTCGCTCAAGGCCGAGACTTCGACCTTTGAAGTCGTCACTATCCAATCGTTTCCGACTGAGACAGTGGACGAGATCTTGGATGAGCGAAAGGTTCACCCCAAGTTGAGGCCCGTGCTGATCGTCCCGCTGCACCTCGCCATGTTCCTGTCGCTCGAGCACGGCGAGAGCGAGCGCCTCGAAACGCGAGACCAGCTGTTCGCGGCGTTTTGGACGGAGAAACAGCAACAATGCACACAGCGGCTGGGCCGAAGTTGCAATCTTGCCGCTGTCGTAGATTGGCTCACTCAATGGCTCAGCGACCAGCAGGAGCTTTCAGCGCCAGCGAGCATGCTCCCTGATGAGTTCCGCCCGGACGCAGACGCATTGGCCTCCGAGAATGTCCTCGTGCTGGCCGATGGCCGCTACCGCTTTTTCCACGAGACATTCTTCGATTACGCTTTCGCTCGCCGCTTTGTGCAGAAGGGCGGAAGTCTTCTCAATCTGCTGCTGAGCAGCGAGCAACACCTGTTCCGCCGCGCTCAAGTTCGTCAAGTGCTCTCCTTCCTGAGATCAACTGATTCTGCGCGATACGGGACGGAGCTTCGGTCTGTCCTCACCGAGACTCGGGTTCGATTCCACATCAAGCGTGTCGTGTTGCAGTTCATATCGACCACGCCAGACCCGACGCACGCGGAATGGACTGTGCTGCGTGAACTTGAAGCCGCTAATCCAGACTTGCTGCATCATGTGAACCGCGTCATTTCGAACCATGTTGGTTGGTTCGACAGGCTCGATGAGGTCGGTTTCCTGGAGTCGGGGCTGTCCAGCCGCGGGTCGCAAAGGGGAGAGCGGGTCGTCTGGCTCTGCGCGATGCCGGAGGTGCTTAAGCATCGATCGACTCGCGTGGCAGCGCTGTTGCGGCAGTACCGGTGTAACGACGAGGCATGGACACACTACCTTCGGTACATCTGCCGGGGTGGCGATGTTTTCCACAGCCGCGAGATCTTCAACCTGTTCCTGTCCCTCATCCGCGATGGTACACTTGATGACACACGCCCCGGGGTCGCGGTAAACGACAACTGGTGGAGCACGCTGTATTCAATGTGCGATAAGGCACCGACGATGGCCGCCGAGGCGATCGCCGCCTGGGTTGACCGAAAGCTTCAGGTGTGGCAGCAGACGCATGCGGCACCGATTCCGTCTGGCCTGGGTACGGAGTGCCGCGAGAGCGAGGTCAGAAGGACCAACATCAGGGAATCCGAATCGAGAACATCTCTGTCGCAGCACTTTGACCAAGATGGTGACGACCACGGAGTCATCGTGAAGACTGCAACTGGGTCGCCGATGGCCTTCGTGGAGCAACTCCTGCCACGCGTCGCAGAAATCGTGTCGACGCACTCGAAACCCTGCCGTGACCATCTCGATTCTGATCCGCTCTGGTGCTTCCGTTCATACGGTGACGACGCGCACCAAGTCCATGTTTCCCTCTTGACATGTTTAGCCCGTGCGCTTGAGGCACTGGCTGTTTCGGCGCCAGATGATTTGGATCGGATGTTCAGTCCGTACATGACGCGCTCCAATGACACTATCGCTTACCTTGTCCTCCGCGCGTGGTCAGCGGCGTCAGCAAGATACGCGGATCGCTTAGCGCGATATCTGGTTGAGGATCCTCGTCGGCTGAAAGTCGGGTACGCCTCTTGGGGAGCAGGAGCGGGTATGGCCTCCGACTACCGATCGATTGAGGCTGTTCGGGCGGCGTCTCAGGCCTGCTCGCAGGAAGCATTTTCGAGCTTGGAGAGCACCATCGTAGATCTTCGGGACGAGTGGGAGTCGCGCAATCCTCCGCTGCGAGGACTGCGGCAATTGCAGCTCTTGGCAGCCATGGACCAGAGCCGGCTGGGAGCAGTCGGCCGTGCGAAACTCGCCGAGCTACGGGCCAAGTTCCCGGATGCCACATATGAGCGTCCCAGACCGAGCAAGTTCGTGTGCGTCGGATCGCCGGTCCCCGCCGAAGCGATGGAAAAGATGACGGACGATCAGTGGCTCTCGGCGATGGCGAAGTACGCTGGCGTTGAGCACCGCCGTGACAGAGACATCGAAGCCTCGGGCGGTGAACGCCAACTAGCGCAGTCATTAGAGTCGATGACAAAGGCCCAACCCAAACGCTTCGCGGCACTCACACAGCGAATGTCTGTGGGCCTCCCGGCGAGCTACTTCGACGCGATCCTCCAAGGCCTTGCCGCGACCGAATCATCCGTCGAAGCGAGCGGCAACGGCGTGACTCTGTCGGATGCCGTCTCGCTTATAGTTCGGATCCACGCGCTGCCAGGTCGGCCGTGCGGTCGTTCAATCACCCACCTCGTCGAAAAGTGGACCCAACTCGGTTGGCCCGAATCTATTGTCGACATCGTCGCGTGGTATGCGACAGAAGACCCCGATCCGAGCGAAGAGGCGTGGCGTAAGCCCACGCCCAGCGGCCAGGTCTACTACGGCGGCGATCCAGACATGGCTGGCTTGAATTCGACGCGTGGTATCGCGGCCTATGCGATTTCGGCGTTGCTGTTCGCCACCCACCCACCCACCGATGTTCTCATCAAGGCGATTGACCGACTCGCCCACGATCCATCGATTGCAGTGCGTGCGCAAGCCGTTCGCGCTTTGCTCGCATTGCTCAGCAAACGACCGGACCTCGCTATCCCGTGGTTTGTCGAGTGCATCAGCCTTGACGCAGTGCTCCTTAAGACTCCTTTGGTTGAGCACTTCGTGCATTACGCGGGCCATCGCGACTACGCGGCGCTCAGACCTATTATTCAAAACATGATAGCGAGTGATGACGCGAAGACGGTCAAGGTGGGTTCGAAGTTATGCTGCTTGCTCGCCTTAAACATCGACATGGCAAAGGAGGATGCAGCACAAGTCCGCATAGGAACGCCGGCGATGCGCGAGGCTTCGGCAACGATCTACGCGACGAACATTGCCAATAAAGAGGTAGGCGCATCGTGTCGCGAACTCCTGCTGCCGTTCTTTGCCGACCCTTCAGACAATGTCCGAGCAAAGGCCGCAACCGCGTTCCGTCGCATCGCCGAGCTTGCAACCAGAAAACAAGCAGATCTGTTGGGGGCGTTTCTCGACTCCAATCCTAGTGCCACGGCTCTCGAGCCTGTAATCCATGCGCTCGAAGACTCTCCCGTCCGTCTTCCGGACCTCGTTTGCCGCTTGGCCGAAGCAGGTGTCGAGCAGTTCAAGACCAATGCCGGCGATATTCGCACGCGCGGAGCGATGGTAGCGAGCGACCTTTCGAAGATTGTGATCCGACTTTATACGCAATCGGATGATGATGCGCTCAAAACCCGGTGCCTGAACACTATCGACACGATGGAGCATGCCAACTTCTACGGGTTATCCGACGAACTTGGACGAGTTGAGCGATAG
- a CDS encoding heavy metal translocating P-type ATPase, which produces MPKDPVCGMDVMESAAAARVRHAGMEHLFCSKGCAEKFRAHPERYVSAAPRTSGGGHSCCSNGHGDRASVPAQGPKDAIYTCPMHPEVRQVGPGDCPICGMALEPLDATAEQDLSELRDMTRRFWISAVFSAPLLLYVMGNMLFDHPFHRVVSPAVSQWAELVLASPVVLWGAWPFFVRGVRSIRALSPNMWTLITIGVSIAYVFSVVATVAPGLFPQGLRDASGRVPVYFEAAAVIVTLVLLGQVMELRARQRTGSAIRELLELAPPFARRILADGGEEDVPVDRLAPGDLVRVRPGDKVPIDGEVVEGRSSVDESMLTGEPIPVGKGSGDPVTGGTLNKTGSFVLRVSRVGAETTLAQIVQMVADAQRSRAPIQRLADAVSSWFVPAVVVIAMISFVVWLTIGPSPSLGYALVAAVSVLIIACPCALGLATPMSIMVAAGQGAKQGVLIKNAAALQKLESVDTVVVDKTGTLTEGHPKLVEARVVGGGEESRVLALLAAAERGSEHPLAEAIIEGLEARSTERFSASSFESVTGKGIVATVEGSRVAIGSPRMMEDEGVDIARLAEAADAHRREGGTAMFAAIDGELAALLAVADPIKATTRDAIRALHARGLVVVMLTGDNRTTAEAIAKQLDIDQVHAEVLPEQKAEKIRALQAEGRTVAMAGDGVNDAPALAQADVGVAMGTGAGVAIESAGITLVGGDLNGIVRAHRLSRATMRNIRQNLFFAFVYNAAGVPVAAGVLYPVFGVLLSPMIAAAAMAFSSVSVIANALRLRLIVKPQSR; this is translated from the coding sequence ATGCCCAAGGATCCAGTCTGCGGCATGGATGTGATGGAATCAGCGGCAGCTGCGCGTGTTCGGCATGCTGGCATGGAGCATCTGTTCTGCAGCAAGGGGTGCGCGGAGAAGTTCCGGGCTCACCCCGAGCGGTATGTCAGCGCGGCGCCGAGAACTTCCGGCGGCGGTCATTCGTGCTGTTCGAATGGGCACGGCGATCGGGCATCGGTTCCGGCGCAAGGTCCCAAAGACGCGATCTATACCTGCCCGATGCACCCCGAGGTCAGGCAGGTCGGCCCGGGCGACTGCCCGATCTGCGGCATGGCGCTCGAACCCCTCGACGCGACGGCGGAGCAGGACCTTTCCGAACTCCGCGACATGACGAGGCGGTTCTGGATCAGCGCTGTCTTCTCTGCGCCGCTCCTGCTGTATGTCATGGGCAACATGCTCTTCGATCACCCGTTCCATCGTGTGGTCAGTCCGGCGGTTTCGCAGTGGGCCGAGCTCGTGCTCGCCTCGCCCGTCGTGCTGTGGGGCGCGTGGCCGTTCTTCGTGCGCGGCGTGCGCTCGATCCGGGCACTCTCGCCCAACATGTGGACGCTGATCACGATCGGCGTTTCGATCGCGTATGTATTCAGCGTGGTCGCGACGGTCGCGCCGGGTCTGTTCCCCCAGGGCTTGCGCGACGCGTCGGGGCGCGTGCCCGTCTACTTCGAGGCCGCGGCGGTCATCGTCACGCTCGTGCTCCTCGGGCAGGTCATGGAGTTGCGCGCGCGCCAGCGCACCGGGAGCGCCATCCGGGAACTCCTTGAGCTGGCGCCGCCCTTCGCCAGGCGGATCCTGGCGGACGGTGGGGAGGAAGATGTCCCGGTCGATCGGCTCGCGCCGGGCGACCTCGTGCGCGTGCGCCCCGGCGACAAGGTCCCCATCGACGGCGAGGTCGTGGAGGGACGAAGCTCGGTAGACGAATCGATGCTCACCGGCGAGCCGATCCCCGTCGGGAAAGGCTCCGGCGATCCCGTCACCGGAGGCACGCTCAACAAGACCGGCTCCTTCGTGCTGCGCGTGAGCCGCGTGGGAGCGGAGACGACACTGGCGCAGATCGTACAGATGGTCGCCGACGCCCAGCGTTCGCGCGCGCCGATCCAGCGCCTCGCCGACGCCGTCTCGTCGTGGTTTGTCCCGGCAGTCGTGGTGATCGCGATGATCTCGTTCGTTGTGTGGCTCACGATCGGGCCCTCGCCCTCGCTGGGCTACGCGCTCGTCGCCGCGGTGTCGGTGCTCATCATCGCGTGCCCGTGCGCGCTTGGGCTCGCGACCCCGATGTCGATCATGGTCGCTGCAGGACAGGGCGCCAAGCAGGGCGTCCTCATCAAGAACGCCGCGGCGCTCCAGAAGCTTGAATCCGTGGACACGGTCGTCGTTGACAAGACCGGCACGCTCACCGAGGGACACCCCAAACTCGTGGAGGCGCGCGTCGTGGGCGGGGGCGAGGAGTCACGCGTGCTCGCGCTGCTGGCGGCGGCCGAGCGCGGGAGTGAGCATCCGCTTGCCGAGGCGATCATCGAGGGGCTCGAGGCACGATCCACCGAGCGGTTCAGCGCTTCCTCGTTCGAGAGCGTGACGGGCAAGGGCATCGTGGCGACTGTCGAAGGATCGCGCGTCGCGATCGGGTCCCCGCGCATGATGGAAGACGAGGGGGTCGATATAGCCAGGCTTGCGGAAGCCGCAGATGCGCACCGTCGCGAGGGCGGTACGGCGATGTTCGCCGCGATCGACGGCGAACTCGCGGCGTTGCTCGCGGTGGCGGATCCGATCAAGGCAACCACGCGCGACGCGATCAGGGCGCTCCATGCTCGCGGGCTCGTCGTCGTCATGCTCACCGGCGACAACAGGACCACCGCCGAAGCGATCGCGAAGCAGCTCGACATCGACCAGGTCCACGCCGAGGTGCTTCCAGAGCAAAAAGCGGAGAAGATCCGCGCTCTCCAGGCCGAAGGTCGCACGGTCGCGATGGCGGGAGACGGCGTCAACGACGCGCCGGCGCTCGCCCAAGCCGATGTCGGCGTCGCGATGGGCACCGGGGCGGGGGTTGCCATCGAGAGCGCCGGGATCACCCTCGTCGGAGGCGATCTCAACGGGATCGTTCGCGCGCACCGGCTCAGCCGAGCGACCATGCGCAACATACGCCAGAATCTGTTTTTCGCGTTCGTCTACAACGCGGCCGGGGTCCCCGTCGCCGCTGGCGTCCTCTACCCCGTCTTCGGCGTGCTGCTGAGCCCGATGATCGCCGCCGCTGCGATGGCGTTCAGTTCGGTGTCGGTCATCGCGAACGCCCTGCGGCTGCGGCTCATCGTCAAACCCCAGTCGCGTTGA
- a CDS encoding TolC family protein translates to MTPRFSVIAFLVGALTLVGCAVPDIDGSFGSVGDLTRERIGAEVAWPVTPEAATAIDERVAVLLAEPLDAERVVAIALLNNRRLRARYATLGMAQADFIESGLLDNPMLSAGVAFPDRPPSKTELDFGLTLNLLRVLVTPARREIASLGVTATTLLVASDVLDTATEARRAFLDLQAATHTSEMLGEIARAAEASAEFARRVHAAGNLSDLALANQEALWEQTRVTHARSLAEVLDRRERLNVHLGLWGERTGWTIVGRLPELPRAEPDLADLESLAVRQRLDLAAAAAEVQAIAKAAGLQRDWRYLLTTEVGAIASRGSDGQWVYGPEIALELPVFDQRQGQIVRLDAELLASESRLEALAIEVRSEVRRLRDRLYAIRHEVQHYRDVLIPQRERITRLTQEQYNFMLADTFDLLAAKREEFASYREYLERIHEYWSTRAELERAVGGRLPMPEPSPRESPPAEIPVNHHDHGDH, encoded by the coding sequence GTGACGCCGCGATTTTCCGTTATCGCTTTCCTCGTCGGGGCTCTGACGCTCGTCGGCTGCGCCGTTCCGGACATCGACGGATCGTTCGGGAGCGTGGGCGACCTCACTCGCGAGCGCATCGGGGCGGAGGTCGCGTGGCCCGTCACCCCCGAAGCGGCCACCGCCATCGACGAGCGGGTCGCAGTTCTGCTCGCGGAGCCGCTCGACGCGGAACGAGTCGTGGCGATCGCGCTGCTCAATAACCGACGACTCCGAGCCCGCTACGCCACACTCGGAATGGCTCAGGCCGATTTCATCGAGTCCGGCCTCCTCGACAATCCCATGCTGAGCGCTGGTGTCGCGTTCCCCGATCGGCCACCCAGCAAGACGGAACTCGACTTCGGCCTCACCCTGAACCTCCTGCGTGTGCTCGTGACGCCCGCGCGGCGAGAGATCGCCTCGCTGGGTGTGACCGCGACAACGCTCTTAGTCGCGTCAGATGTGCTCGATACCGCGACCGAGGCTCGCAGGGCATTTCTGGATCTCCAGGCGGCGACCCACACCAGCGAGATGTTGGGTGAGATCGCGCGCGCCGCCGAGGCGTCTGCGGAGTTCGCCCGTCGTGTCCACGCGGCGGGCAATCTCAGCGACCTTGCGCTGGCAAACCAGGAAGCGCTCTGGGAGCAGACGCGCGTGACCCACGCTCGGAGCCTCGCCGAGGTTCTTGACCGTCGCGAGCGCCTGAATGTTCACCTCGGTCTGTGGGGCGAGCGGACCGGCTGGACCATCGTTGGACGCTTGCCGGAACTTCCCCGGGCGGAACCCGACCTTGCCGATCTCGAATCGCTCGCGGTGAGACAGCGCCTCGATCTCGCGGCGGCCGCCGCAGAGGTTCAGGCCATCGCGAAAGCAGCAGGCCTCCAGCGCGACTGGCGCTACCTGCTCACCACGGAGGTCGGCGCGATAGCGTCACGCGGCTCGGACGGTCAATGGGTGTACGGGCCGGAGATCGCGCTCGAACTCCCCGTCTTCGACCAGCGACAAGGCCAGATCGTGCGGCTAGATGCGGAGCTGCTCGCGTCCGAGAGCCGGCTCGAAGCCCTCGCGATCGAAGTTCGATCAGAGGTGCGTCGCCTGCGTGACCGGCTCTACGCGATCCGGCACGAAGTGCAGCACTACCGGGATGTCCTGATCCCCCAGCGTGAGCGGATCACCCGTCTCACGCAGGAGCAATACAACTTCATGCTGGCGGACACCTTCGACCTCCTTGCCGCCAAGCGGGAGGAGTTCGCGTCGTACCGCGAGTACCTCGAACGAATCCACGAGTACTGGTCGACGCGCGCCGAACTGGAACGCGCTGTTGGTGGACGCCTGCCCATGCCCGAGCCCTCACCGCGCGAGTCGCCGCCCGCCGAAATTCCCGTCAACCATCACGATCACGGAGACCACTGA
- a CDS encoding metal-sensitive transcriptional regulator produces the protein MGTKPSSRSASGVCAEQRAANLARLRRIEGQIRGIAQMVEHDRYCVDVLTQIAAAQSALRSVGKELMRHHLKHCVADAAKLGKAEFEAASDELIDMLFKNAR, from the coding sequence ATGGGTACAAAGCCAAGCAGCCGATCCGCCTCCGGCGTCTGCGCAGAGCAGCGAGCCGCCAACCTCGCCCGGCTGAGACGCATCGAAGGGCAAATCCGCGGCATCGCGCAGATGGTCGAGCACGACCGTTACTGCGTGGATGTGTTGACGCAGATCGCGGCGGCGCAATCGGCGCTGCGCTCTGTTGGCAAGGAGTTGATGCGTCACCACCTGAAGCACTGCGTCGCCGATGCCGCGAAGCTCGGGAAGGCGGAGTTTGAAGCCGCGAGTGATGAGCTGATCGACATGTTGTTCAAGAACGCCCGATAG
- a CDS encoding copper oxidase has translation MLDRRSFLAGSLAAGAGVMLVRRASADETPPIARPKPGAAPLSNPDYTPVVTPNGTTMPYRLREGAKEFHIVAEPVEREFADGMTVKCWGYNGQTPGPTIEVVQGDRVRLFVTNRLREHTSIHWHGLFIPCGMDGVTGLTQPGIQPGETWVYEFTIPEQHGTFMYHPHADEMTQMAFGMMGFFIVHPREPRRDPIDRDFAIMLHNWAVHPGTYRPDPAVMVDFNMWTFNSRVFPGTEHLVARLGDRVRVRLGNLSMWNHPIHVHGHAWKVVATDGGQIPEAGQWPETTVLVPVGTTRDVEFIADNPGDWALHCHMAHHTMNAMAHDIANTAGVDQSGLEAKIRSMLPGYMAMGEHGMAEMQDMAEHMPGPRNTLPMMSGKGQFGNIEMGGMFTVLKVREALSSYEDPGWYRFPEGSVARKTEP, from the coding sequence ATGCTCGACCGACGCTCATTTCTCGCGGGCAGTCTCGCCGCCGGGGCGGGTGTGATGCTCGTACGGCGCGCCAGCGCCGATGAAACCCCGCCGATCGCGCGGCCCAAGCCTGGCGCCGCGCCGCTGTCGAACCCGGACTACACCCCGGTGGTTACGCCCAACGGCACGACGATGCCCTATCGACTGCGCGAGGGGGCGAAGGAGTTTCACATCGTTGCGGAGCCGGTCGAGCGCGAGTTCGCCGACGGCATGACGGTGAAGTGCTGGGGATACAACGGGCAGACGCCTGGCCCGACGATCGAGGTGGTGCAGGGCGATCGCGTGCGCCTCTTTGTGACCAACCGGCTCAGGGAGCACACCAGCATCCACTGGCACGGGCTGTTCATCCCCTGCGGGATGGACGGCGTGACCGGGCTCACCCAGCCGGGCATCCAGCCCGGCGAGACCTGGGTGTACGAGTTCACCATCCCCGAGCAGCACGGGACATTCATGTATCACCCCCACGCCGACGAGATGACCCAGATGGCGTTCGGCATGATGGGCTTCTTCATCGTCCACCCGCGCGAGCCCCGGCGCGACCCCATCGACCGCGACTTCGCGATCATGCTCCACAACTGGGCCGTCCATCCGGGGACATACCGGCCCGATCCGGCGGTGATGGTCGACTTCAACATGTGGACCTTCAACAGCAGGGTGTTCCCGGGCACGGAGCACCTCGTCGCACGGTTAGGTGACCGCGTGCGCGTCCGGCTGGGCAACCTCAGTATGTGGAACCACCCGATCCATGTCCATGGGCACGCGTGGAAGGTCGTTGCCACCGACGGCGGACAGATTCCTGAGGCCGGGCAATGGCCCGAGACGACCGTGCTCGTGCCCGTCGGGACCACGCGCGATGTGGAGTTCATCGCCGACAACCCGGGCGACTGGGCGCTCCATTGTCATATGGCTCATCACACCATGAACGCGATGGCCCACGACATCGCCAACACCGCCGGCGTCGATCAATCGGGTCTCGAAGCGAAGATCCGCTCGATGCTCCCGGGCTACATGGCGATGGGCGAGCACGGCATGGCGGAGATGCAAGACATGGCCGAGCACATGCCCGGCCCGCGCAACACGCTCCCGATGATGTCGGGCAAGGGACAGTTCGGGAATATCGAGATGGGGGGGATGTTTACGGTGCTCAAGGTCCGGGAGGCCCTGTCGTCGTACGAAGATCCCGGCTGGTACCGGTTCCCGGAGGGATCGGTCGCGCGAAAGACTGAACCGTGA